A window of Corallococcus macrosporus DSM 14697 contains these coding sequences:
- a CDS encoding phosphatase PAP2 family protein gives MTSRSPNKVTALTWLSTALAASHLTLVYATGRLRWDHAAVDALLLGVAWAGPRLQRFLRGGLALWLTGMLLDSQGLWLFLRGPIHTGDLWELERQLFPAPGGTHWPDWWATRFNTALDLLCGFAYAAYLYEVFVLALFFFVKKDSLFERLCWGFLVANAMGVVIYVLYPAAPPWYVLQYGPGPADLAAPPNPAGTARFDELLGIRYFASFYARSTNVFGAMPSLHAAYPFLVMLFVWSRGWAWRIATGLFALLVAFSAVYLTHHYVLDVLAGLGVAAVAYLAVESVYARMTASAPWAVPLTTRGDTRA, from the coding sequence ATGACCTCCCGCTCTCCAAATAAGGTCACCGCGCTCACGTGGCTCTCCACCGCCCTGGCGGCGAGCCACCTGACGCTGGTGTACGCCACCGGCCGGCTGCGGTGGGACCACGCCGCGGTGGACGCGCTGCTGTTGGGGGTGGCCTGGGCGGGCCCCCGCCTCCAGCGCTTCCTCCGCGGTGGGCTCGCGCTGTGGCTGACCGGGATGCTGCTGGACAGCCAGGGACTCTGGCTGTTCCTGCGGGGCCCCATCCACACGGGTGACTTGTGGGAGCTGGAGCGCCAGTTGTTCCCGGCGCCCGGCGGCACCCACTGGCCGGACTGGTGGGCCACGCGCTTCAACACGGCCCTGGACCTGCTGTGCGGGTTCGCCTACGCGGCGTATCTGTACGAGGTCTTCGTGCTGGCCCTCTTCTTCTTCGTGAAGAAGGACTCCCTCTTCGAGCGGCTCTGCTGGGGCTTCCTGGTGGCCAACGCCATGGGCGTCGTCATCTACGTGCTCTACCCGGCCGCGCCGCCCTGGTACGTGCTCCAGTACGGCCCCGGACCGGCCGACCTGGCCGCACCCCCCAACCCCGCGGGGACCGCCCGTTTCGACGAACTGCTGGGGATCCGCTATTTTGCGAGCTTCTACGCGCGCAGCACCAACGTGTTCGGGGCCATGCCTTCACTCCACGCGGCCTACCCCTTCCTGGTGATGCTGTTCGTGTGGTCGCGCGGCTGGGCGTGGCGCATCGCCACCGGGCTGTTCGCGTTGCTCGTCGCCTTCTCCGCCGTATACCTGACGCACCACTACGTCCTGGACGTGCTCGCGGGCCTGGGCGTGGCGGCGGTTGCATATCTGGCGGTCGAAAGCGTCTACGCCCGCATGACGGCCTCCGCACCCTGGGCCGTGCCGTTGACTACAAGAGGAGACACCCGTGCTTGA
- a CDS encoding inositol-3-phosphate synthase, whose protein sequence is MENKRSVAKPDGKLAVLIPGLGAVSTTLMAGVELARQGKGHPIGSLTQMGTARLGKRTDGRTVKLNELVPLADMKDIAFGAWDIIREDAYEVAVRSGVLSDKHLAEVKPFLQSIKPKQGVHDPEFVRRIEANHIKSTKTHRESIEALRQDIRDFKKELNATRAVMVVCSSVETFRPLPESFKTLAAFEKALDENSPDINPTALYTYAAIKEGVPFANATPNASVDTPALQELAKQESVAVAGRDLKSGQTMMKTVIAPALKARMLGLDGWFSTNILGNRDGEVLDDPAAFKAKEVTKSSVLDTILQPELYPELYKKYAHKVSIHYYPPRGDAKEGWDNIDITGWLGYPMQIKVNFLCRDSILAAPLVLDIALFLDLAKRLEWRGIQEWMSFYFKSPMAQPGLPVEHDLFIQLTKLKNTLRVVAGEDPITHLGLDYYGDDLPLSK, encoded by the coding sequence ATGGAAAACAAGAGGTCGGTCGCGAAGCCGGACGGCAAGCTCGCGGTCCTGATTCCGGGTCTGGGCGCTGTGTCCACCACGCTGATGGCGGGTGTCGAGCTGGCGCGTCAGGGCAAGGGTCACCCCATTGGGTCGCTCACGCAGATGGGCACGGCCCGCCTGGGCAAGCGCACCGACGGGCGCACCGTGAAGCTCAACGAGCTGGTGCCCCTGGCGGACATGAAGGACATCGCCTTCGGCGCCTGGGACATCATCCGTGAGGACGCGTACGAGGTGGCCGTGCGCTCCGGTGTGCTGAGCGACAAGCACCTGGCGGAGGTGAAGCCGTTCCTCCAGAGCATCAAGCCGAAGCAGGGCGTGCACGACCCCGAGTTCGTGCGCCGCATCGAGGCCAACCACATCAAGTCCACCAAGACGCACCGCGAGAGCATCGAGGCGCTGCGCCAGGACATCCGCGACTTCAAGAAGGAGCTCAACGCGACGCGCGCCGTGATGGTGGTGTGCAGCAGCGTGGAGACCTTCCGCCCGCTGCCCGAGTCCTTCAAGACGCTGGCCGCCTTCGAGAAGGCGCTGGACGAGAACAGCCCGGACATCAACCCCACCGCGCTGTACACCTACGCGGCCATCAAGGAGGGCGTGCCCTTCGCGAACGCCACGCCCAACGCCAGCGTGGACACGCCGGCGCTCCAGGAGCTGGCGAAGCAGGAGTCCGTCGCCGTCGCCGGCCGTGACCTCAAGAGCGGCCAGACGATGATGAAGACGGTCATCGCGCCCGCGCTCAAGGCCCGCATGCTGGGTCTGGACGGCTGGTTCTCCACCAACATCCTCGGCAACCGCGACGGCGAGGTGCTGGACGACCCCGCGGCCTTCAAGGCCAAGGAAGTGACGAAGTCGAGCGTGCTGGACACCATCCTGCAGCCCGAGCTGTACCCGGAGCTGTACAAGAAGTACGCGCACAAGGTGTCCATCCACTACTACCCGCCCCGCGGCGACGCGAAGGAGGGTTGGGACAACATCGACATCACCGGGTGGCTCGGCTACCCGATGCAGATCAAGGTCAACTTCCTCTGCCGCGACTCCATCCTGGCCGCCCCGCTGGTGCTGGACATCGCGCTGTTCCTGGACCTGGCCAAGCGGCTGGAGTGGCGCGGCATCCAGGAGTGGATGTCCTTCTACTTCAAGAGCCCCATGGCGCAGCCGGGCCTGCCGGTGGAGCACGACCTCTTCATCCAGCTCACCAAGCTGAAGAACACCCTGCGCGTCGTCGCGGGCGAGGACCCCATCACCCACCTCGGGCTCGACTATTACGGAGATGACCTCCCGCTCTCCAAATAA
- a CDS encoding pyridoxamine 5'-phosphate oxidase family protein, which translates to MARKKKDTQDVTEHFDDLIKGIKVAMMTTVEADGSLRSRPMWTHDRDFDGELWFFTREHSPKVDEVTHDHHVNLAYSDPARDRYVSVSGRCRLVLDKEKARELWNPTLKAWFPNGLDDPELALLCVRVEKAEYWDTPSSRMVQFAGMMKAALTGQPYAPGDHQKLDLDDSAPLTH; encoded by the coding sequence ATGGCCAGGAAGAAGAAAGACACCCAAGATGTCACCGAGCACTTCGATGACCTCATCAAGGGCATCAAGGTCGCGATGATGACCACCGTGGAGGCGGACGGCAGCCTGCGCAGCCGCCCCATGTGGACGCACGACCGGGACTTCGACGGAGAGCTCTGGTTCTTCACCCGCGAACACTCACCCAAGGTGGACGAGGTGACGCACGACCACCACGTCAACCTCGCGTACTCGGACCCCGCCAGGGACCGCTACGTCTCCGTGAGCGGCCGCTGCCGGCTCGTGCTCGACAAGGAGAAGGCCCGCGAGCTGTGGAACCCCACCCTCAAGGCCTGGTTCCCCAACGGCCTGGACGACCCCGAGCTCGCCCTGCTCTGCGTCCGCGTGGAGAAGGCCGAGTACTGGGACACGCCCAGCAGCCGCATGGTCCAGTTCGCCGGCATGATGAAGGCCGCCCTCACCGGGCAGCCCTACGCGCCGGGCGACCACCAGAAGCTCGACCTGGACGACAGCGCCCCGCTGACCCACTGA
- a CDS encoding aldo/keto reductase gives MSSRAPAHRPQPPSRRDVLTATLGGLLLPGLAAAQPAKQAPRASPPEKTAAPSRGRGDAMRTRPIPRTGEALPVIGLGTWQTFDASADERAPLLDVLRTFLDSGARLIDSSPMYGRAESVVGELLQKLGETKTPFLATKVWTTGKEDGIAQMRESLRRMGQGRMDLMQIHNLVDWRTQLATLRDWKARGAIRYLGVTHYARSAFGDLERIIREEKPDFVQLPYSVLERDAEKRLLPAAAEHGVAVLVMQPFASGTLFERVRGRPLPDWAADIDCTSWAQVFLKFILGHPAVHCPLPATSKPSHAADNVRAGFGRLPDEKLRARIVKALEG, from the coding sequence ATGTCCTCCCGCGCCCCGGCCCACCGTCCGCAGCCACCGTCCCGCCGGGACGTGCTCACCGCGACCCTGGGGGGCCTGCTGCTGCCTGGCCTCGCCGCCGCGCAGCCCGCGAAGCAGGCCCCTCGGGCCTCGCCCCCGGAGAAGACCGCCGCGCCCTCACGCGGCAGAGGAGACGCCATGCGCACCCGTCCCATCCCCCGCACCGGCGAGGCGCTGCCCGTCATCGGCCTTGGCACCTGGCAGACCTTCGACGCCAGCGCCGACGAGCGGGCGCCGCTGCTCGACGTGCTCCGCACCTTCCTCGACTCGGGCGCGCGCCTCATCGACTCCTCGCCCATGTACGGGCGCGCGGAGTCCGTGGTGGGCGAGCTGCTCCAGAAGCTGGGCGAGACGAAGACGCCCTTCCTCGCCACCAAGGTGTGGACCACCGGCAAGGAGGACGGCATCGCGCAGATGCGCGAGTCCCTCCGGCGCATGGGCCAGGGCCGCATGGACCTGATGCAGATTCACAACCTGGTGGACTGGCGCACGCAGCTCGCCACCCTGCGCGACTGGAAGGCCCGCGGCGCCATCCGCTACCTCGGCGTCACCCACTACGCCCGCAGCGCCTTCGGCGACCTGGAGCGCATCATCCGCGAGGAGAAGCCGGACTTCGTCCAGCTCCCCTACTCGGTGCTGGAGCGAGACGCGGAGAAGCGCCTGCTGCCCGCCGCCGCCGAGCACGGCGTGGCGGTGCTCGTCATGCAGCCCTTCGCCAGCGGCACCCTCTTCGAGCGCGTGCGCGGCCGGCCCCTGCCGGACTGGGCCGCGGACATCGACTGCACGAGCTGGGCCCAGGTGTTCCTCAAGTTCATCCTGGGACACCCGGCGGTCCACTGCCCGCTGCCCGCCACCAGCAAACCCTCGCACGCCGCCGACAACGTGCGCGCGGGCTTCGGCCGGCTGCCCGACGAGAAGCTCCGCGCCCGCATCGTGAAGGCGCTGGAGGGCTGA
- a CDS encoding LA_2272 family surface repeat-containing protein yields MNRKVSVCAGMMVAVAAFSASAEEAAEETSVDGPGVPRELSVPPLVAVAEQPVVHTGAPSKGAATGADAKADATVANTSPRSAEPSASTADAAVGGEVRAAASAQDPAGTKAEADEVHIPFSLTLVPGLSTSGFHTGNVVNNVSIGLVTTHAKRVDGVAMSLAGNWVGDGGLSGAQLTVGVNVSRGPVNGSQFSVGANIAGTSLLGLQSTVGVNVVRGDAEGAQLAVGGNIASGAVNGAQLGVGVNIAGKGLVGAQLGVGANIASGRVHGLQAAAGLNVAGQMTGLQMSSGVSYARELSGAQLSIINVGGVVDGAQVGIVNIASSVSGAQVGILNMARELDGEAVGILSLVGGGQARLQAWASDVALTNVGVKLGGRHIYSLFTVGYSPAIDEDRRRFVMGAGLGGHIPVGRFFVDLDAVGSTIHTKRLFEDSHHILAQLRLTAGWQVAKHFAVFGGVSANTLVTWDGSDRWEELGIGPQWRSVSDEGRTTVRMWPGLLAGVQI; encoded by the coding sequence ATGAATCGCAAGGTCTCGGTGTGCGCGGGGATGATGGTGGCGGTGGCGGCGTTCTCGGCTTCGGCCGAGGAGGCGGCGGAGGAGACCTCTGTCGATGGGCCGGGCGTGCCGCGGGAGCTGTCCGTGCCGCCCCTGGTGGCCGTGGCGGAGCAGCCGGTGGTTCACACGGGAGCGCCGTCGAAGGGCGCGGCCACGGGCGCTGACGCGAAGGCCGACGCCACGGTGGCCAACACGTCCCCGCGGAGCGCGGAGCCGTCGGCCTCCACGGCGGACGCGGCCGTGGGCGGTGAGGTCCGCGCCGCCGCGTCCGCGCAGGACCCGGCCGGGACGAAGGCGGAGGCGGACGAGGTCCACATCCCGTTCAGCCTCACGCTGGTGCCGGGGCTGAGCACGTCGGGCTTCCATACGGGCAACGTGGTCAACAACGTGTCCATTGGCCTCGTGACGACGCATGCGAAGCGGGTGGATGGCGTGGCGATGTCCCTGGCCGGCAACTGGGTGGGGGACGGCGGGCTGAGCGGCGCGCAGCTCACGGTGGGCGTCAACGTGTCTCGCGGCCCGGTGAACGGCTCGCAGTTCTCGGTGGGCGCCAACATCGCGGGCACGAGCCTGCTGGGCCTCCAGTCCACGGTGGGCGTCAACGTGGTGCGCGGAGACGCGGAGGGCGCGCAGCTCGCCGTGGGCGGCAACATCGCGTCGGGCGCGGTGAACGGCGCGCAGCTCGGCGTGGGCGTCAACATCGCGGGGAAGGGGTTGGTGGGCGCGCAGCTCGGCGTGGGCGCCAACATCGCGTCGGGGCGGGTGCACGGGCTCCAGGCCGCCGCGGGCCTCAACGTGGCGGGGCAGATGACGGGCCTCCAGATGTCCTCGGGCGTCAGCTACGCGCGGGAGCTCTCCGGCGCGCAGCTCTCCATCATCAACGTGGGCGGCGTGGTGGACGGCGCGCAGGTGGGCATCGTCAACATCGCCAGCAGCGTGTCCGGCGCGCAGGTGGGCATCCTCAACATGGCCCGCGAGCTGGACGGCGAAGCGGTGGGCATCCTCAGCCTCGTCGGCGGCGGCCAGGCGCGCCTGCAGGCCTGGGCCAGTGACGTGGCGCTCACCAACGTGGGCGTGAAGCTGGGCGGCCGCCACATCTACTCGCTGTTCACGGTGGGCTACAGCCCCGCCATCGACGAGGACCGCCGCCGCTTCGTCATGGGCGCGGGCCTGGGGGGCCACATCCCCGTGGGCCGCTTCTTCGTCGACCTCGACGCGGTGGGCAGCACCATCCACACGAAGCGGCTCTTCGAGGACTCGCACCACATCCTGGCGCAGCTCCGGCTGACGGCGGGCTGGCAGGTGGCGAAGCACTTCGCGGTGTTCGGTGGTGTCAGCGCCAACACGCTCGTCACCTGGGATGGCAGCGACCGGTGGGAGGAGCTGGGCATCGGGCCCCAGTGGCGCAGCGTCTCGGACGAGGGCCGCACCACCGTGCGCATGTGGCCGGGCCTGCTCGCCGGTGTGCAGATTTGA
- a CDS encoding zinc-dependent alcohol dehydrogenase family protein has translation MDGGMRAMVLRETGHPLREVRLPIPRPGPEELLLRVRACAVCRTDLHVVDGELPEPKLPLVPGHEIVATVEAAGERATAIPVGTRVGVPWLGWSCGRCRFCLNGQENLCEQARFTGYQLDGGYAEYTVAHQRFCFPLPPEYSDVHAAPLMCAGLIGFRGLRLAGAERRLLGLYGFGAAAHLLIQVIRHQGRRAFAFTRPGDVEGQRFARELGAEWAGGSDTPPPERLDAAILFAPVGALVPTALQAVDRAGVVVCGGIHMSDIPSFPYALLWEERVVRSVANLTRADAVDFLALAPRVPVRTQVQTFPLSAANEALTALRRGQVRGAAVLDLAAPV, from the coding sequence ATGGACGGCGGCATGCGCGCGATGGTGCTGCGGGAGACAGGGCACCCGCTGCGGGAGGTGCGGCTGCCCATCCCCCGCCCGGGTCCGGAGGAGCTGCTGCTCCGCGTGCGCGCCTGCGCCGTCTGCCGCACCGACCTGCACGTCGTGGACGGTGAGCTGCCCGAGCCCAAGCTGCCGCTGGTGCCCGGCCACGAAATCGTGGCCACCGTGGAGGCGGCGGGCGAGCGGGCGACGGCCATCCCCGTGGGCACGCGAGTCGGCGTCCCCTGGCTCGGCTGGAGCTGTGGCCGCTGCCGCTTCTGTCTGAACGGCCAGGAGAACCTCTGCGAGCAGGCGCGCTTCACCGGCTACCAGCTCGATGGGGGCTACGCGGAGTACACGGTGGCGCACCAGCGCTTCTGCTTCCCGTTGCCGCCCGAGTACTCCGACGTCCACGCCGCGCCATTGATGTGCGCCGGGCTCATCGGCTTCCGCGGCCTCCGGCTGGCGGGCGCGGAGCGGCGCTTGTTGGGGCTCTATGGTTTTGGCGCGGCGGCGCACCTGCTCATCCAGGTCATCCGCCACCAGGGCCGCCGCGCCTTCGCCTTCACCCGTCCCGGGGACGTGGAGGGCCAGCGGTTCGCGCGGGAGCTGGGCGCGGAGTGGGCGGGGGGCTCGGACACCCCGCCACCGGAGCGTCTGGACGCGGCCATCCTCTTCGCGCCGGTGGGCGCACTGGTGCCCACCGCGCTCCAGGCGGTGGACAGGGCGGGCGTGGTGGTGTGCGGCGGCATCCACATGAGCGACATCCCCTCCTTCCCCTATGCGCTGCTGTGGGAGGAGCGGGTGGTGCGCTCGGTGGCGAACCTCACCCGCGCGGACGCGGTGGACTTCCTCGCGCTCGCGCCCCGGGTGCCGGTGCGCACGCAGGTGCAGACCTTCCCCCTGTCCGCCGCCAACGAAGCGCTCACCGCGCTGCGACGCGGCCAGGTGCGCGGCGCGGCCGTGCTCGACCTCGCGGCGCCGGTGTGA
- a CDS encoding HPF/RaiA family ribosome-associated protein yields the protein MNRALQITYRGMETSEALSEYIRDHAGKLEQFYDGIVGCHVVVEEPHRHKQHGRHFHVRVDVSVPGRNIVATRDPQGRTSHEDAYQAVTDAFDAARRQLQHYADALHTHHR from the coding sequence ATGAACCGAGCGCTGCAAATCACCTATCGGGGCATGGAGACGAGCGAGGCCTTGAGCGAGTACATCCGCGACCACGCCGGCAAGCTGGAGCAGTTCTACGACGGCATCGTGGGGTGCCACGTGGTGGTGGAGGAGCCGCACCGGCACAAGCAGCACGGCCGGCATTTCCACGTGCGCGTGGATGTGAGTGTGCCGGGGAGGAACATCGTCGCCACGCGGGACCCGCAGGGCCGCACCTCCCACGAGGACGCCTACCAGGCCGTCACCGACGCGTTCGACGCCGCCAGACGCCAGCTCCAACACTACGCGGACGCGCTCCACACGCACCACCGGTGA
- a CDS encoding sensor histidine kinase, whose translation MSAAREEVTGTPLALKERAARLFREHLGAVRVRTDRLFAGLMLGQWVVGLVIALVGPSGSSAHLQAALLVGTLLSAVPMGMARWRPGSTPTRHVVAVCQALWSSLLIFLTDGRVETHFHIFGSLAFLALYRDPWVLLTASITTVVDHVLRGTMWSHSFYGGLPPELWRFVEHAFWVAFIDVVLVYSCRGMLRELREVAVRRAELELAREREHAKARELDRALRELSGFQEHLIRVEKLAAVGQLAASVGHELRNPLAAVRNSHAYLSRKLTKDPAGAADDPRVPQFLGLMERELNACAKIISDLLDFARERPPALQPCPLRPLVDEAIGVVPQREGVRIVNGVPESLPVPNLDKEQFRQVLVNLVQNAVEAMPVGRNGEVSVMAEGGDAQPWCIRVVDDGAGIPPEVLPKIFEPLFTTKTRGTGLGLAIVANMVQRHGGTISVRSEAERGSEFLIELPAAAAAQAA comes from the coding sequence GTGAGCGCGGCCCGGGAGGAAGTCACCGGCACGCCCCTGGCGCTCAAGGAGCGCGCCGCGCGGCTGTTCCGTGAGCACCTGGGCGCGGTGCGCGTCCGCACGGACCGGCTCTTCGCGGGGCTGATGCTGGGCCAGTGGGTGGTGGGCCTCGTCATCGCGCTGGTCGGCCCGTCGGGCAGCTCCGCGCACCTCCAGGCGGCCCTGCTGGTGGGCACGCTGCTCAGCGCCGTCCCCATGGGGATGGCGCGCTGGCGTCCGGGCTCCACGCCCACCCGGCACGTGGTGGCCGTGTGCCAGGCGCTCTGGTCCTCGCTGCTCATCTTCCTGACGGACGGCCGGGTGGAGACGCACTTCCACATCTTCGGCTCGCTGGCCTTCCTGGCGCTGTACCGCGACCCGTGGGTGCTGCTCACCGCGAGCATCACCACCGTCGTGGACCACGTGCTGCGCGGCACCATGTGGTCGCACTCGTTCTACGGGGGGCTTCCACCGGAGCTGTGGCGCTTCGTGGAGCACGCCTTCTGGGTGGCCTTCATCGACGTGGTGCTGGTGTATTCGTGCCGGGGCATGCTGCGCGAGCTGCGCGAGGTGGCGGTGCGCCGCGCGGAGCTGGAGCTGGCCCGCGAGCGCGAGCACGCGAAGGCCCGCGAGCTGGACCGCGCCCTGCGCGAGCTCAGCGGCTTCCAGGAGCACCTCATCCGCGTGGAGAAGCTGGCCGCGGTGGGGCAGCTCGCCGCCAGCGTGGGGCACGAGCTGCGCAACCCGCTGGCCGCGGTGCGCAACTCCCACGCCTATCTCTCCCGGAAGCTCACGAAGGACCCAGCGGGGGCCGCGGATGACCCACGGGTTCCCCAGTTCCTGGGGCTGATGGAGCGCGAGCTGAACGCGTGCGCGAAGATCATCTCCGACCTGCTCGACTTCGCCCGCGAGCGTCCGCCCGCGCTCCAGCCGTGTCCGCTGCGCCCCCTGGTGGACGAGGCCATTGGCGTGGTGCCGCAGCGGGAGGGCGTCCGAATCGTCAATGGCGTCCCGGAGTCCTTGCCGGTGCCGAACCTGGACAAGGAGCAGTTCCGCCAGGTCCTGGTGAACCTGGTGCAGAACGCGGTGGAGGCGATGCCCGTGGGGCGCAATGGAGAGGTTTCAGTGATGGCGGAAGGTGGGGACGCGCAGCCCTGGTGCATCCGGGTCGTGGATGACGGCGCGGGGATTCCTCCGGAGGTGCTGCCCAAGATTTTCGAGCCGCTCTTCACGACGAAGACGCGAGGCACCGGCTTGGGACTGGCCATTGTCGCCAACATGGTGCAACGTCATGGCGGCACAATCTCTGTGCGCAGCGAAGCGGAGCGGGGTAGTGAGTTCCTCATCGAGCTCCCCGCGGCAGCGGCGGCCCAGGCCGCATGA
- a CDS encoding response regulator, producing MMEDVAVAPARILLVDDEESLRITLAANLELEGHTVLEAANGEEALRLLEQQSVDVVLTDIRMPGLHGVELLRRIKQERPDMPVVLMTAFTAEELVDDALAEGAFTVLPKPFDVAHALDTVLRAAAAPQVLVVDDTEQVARGMVRALSTVGLRARAVYSGEEALASLRSGEYDVCVLDLVMPEMSGPELVSKVRAANLSVAIIAVSGHVVPEMLRRVAAQGAVVCMTKPVPLRELVQAIARVRGRPQQGPQGARI from the coding sequence ATGATGGAGGACGTCGCAGTGGCCCCCGCGCGCATCCTGCTGGTTGACGACGAGGAGTCGCTCCGCATCACCCTTGCCGCGAACCTGGAGCTGGAGGGCCACACGGTCCTCGAGGCGGCCAACGGTGAGGAGGCCCTGCGCCTCCTGGAGCAGCAATCCGTGGACGTGGTGCTCACGGACATCCGCATGCCCGGCCTGCACGGCGTGGAGCTCCTGCGCCGCATCAAGCAGGAGCGCCCCGACATGCCGGTGGTGCTGATGACGGCCTTCACGGCGGAGGAGCTGGTGGATGACGCGCTCGCCGAGGGCGCCTTCACCGTGCTGCCCAAGCCCTTCGACGTGGCGCACGCGCTGGACACGGTGCTGCGCGCGGCGGCGGCGCCCCAGGTCCTGGTGGTGGATGACACCGAGCAGGTGGCGCGCGGCATGGTGCGCGCGCTGAGCACGGTGGGGCTGCGCGCGCGCGCCGTGTACAGCGGCGAGGAGGCGTTGGCCTCGCTGCGCTCCGGGGAGTACGACGTCTGCGTGCTGGACCTGGTGATGCCGGAGATGAGCGGGCCGGAGCTGGTGTCCAAGGTGCGCGCGGCGAACCTGTCCGTCGCCATCATCGCCGTGTCCGGCCACGTGGTGCCGGAGATGCTGCGCCGGGTGGCGGCGCAGGGCGCGGTGGTGTGCATGACCAAGCCGGTACCGTTGCGCGAGCTGGTGCAGGCGATTGCACGGGTGCGAGGCCGGCCTCAACAAGGGCCGCAAGGCGCGAGGATTTGA
- a CDS encoding sensor histidine kinase, translating to MAGRDLQARERAAVADVVASTLRHDLRNKLASIRNASFYLMRQVKKTDLWSADPRVETFFQLIEKELTSAEEVLSKRAPPPSGGTRPRCDAREGVERALAEAQLPPSVEVVRDLKARGGVPLEVEDLALLVRCLVDNALEAMPRGGTLTVHTRDTDGGVCLRVEDTGEGLAPEAYSRALEPFFTTRPHHAGLGLSIVHRTAVRHGWQLDLGAAPSGGTYVEILFAGLEAGGPVRNDVTRGSK from the coding sequence ATGGCAGGCAGAGACCTCCAGGCGCGTGAGCGGGCGGCGGTGGCGGACGTGGTGGCCTCCACCCTGCGGCATGACCTGCGCAACAAGCTGGCCAGCATCCGCAACGCCTCGTTCTACTTGATGCGGCAGGTGAAGAAGACGGACCTCTGGAGCGCGGACCCGCGCGTGGAGACCTTCTTCCAGCTCATCGAGAAGGAGCTGACGTCCGCGGAGGAGGTGCTCTCCAAGCGGGCGCCGCCGCCCTCCGGTGGCACGCGTCCAAGGTGCGACGCCCGCGAGGGCGTGGAGCGCGCGCTCGCCGAGGCCCAGCTTCCGCCCTCCGTGGAGGTGGTGAGGGACCTGAAGGCGCGGGGCGGCGTGCCGCTGGAGGTGGAGGACCTGGCGCTGCTGGTGCGCTGCCTCGTGGACAACGCGCTGGAGGCCATGCCGCGCGGTGGAACGCTCACGGTGCACACGCGCGACACCGACGGCGGCGTGTGCCTGCGGGTGGAGGACACCGGAGAGGGCCTGGCGCCGGAGGCGTACTCGCGGGCCCTGGAGCCCTTCTTCACCACGCGGCCCCACCACGCCGGGCTGGGGCTGAGCATCGTCCACCGGACGGCCGTGCGGCATGGCTGGCAGCTCGACCTGGGCGCGGCTCCCTCGGGCGGCACCTACGTGGAAATCCTCTTCGCGGGGCTGGAGGCCGGGGGCCCTGTCCGGAATGACGTGACTCGGGGGAGCAAGTGA
- a CDS encoding response regulator, which translates to METNWTFGRCLLLVEDDPSNRMTLSALLEDAGFAVVTAGSYSEAAGLLNRPRAYDAVLLDQSLGDGFGTGLIPLVRHHMPKTKVVFVTGHDGKIDMPVDAVFRKGGHFDDLLAFLFKLLPQRPLGA; encoded by the coding sequence ATGGAGACGAACTGGACCTTCGGGCGTTGCCTGCTGCTCGTGGAAGACGACCCTTCCAACCGGATGACGCTGTCCGCGCTCCTGGAGGACGCGGGCTTCGCGGTCGTCACGGCGGGCTCCTATTCGGAGGCGGCGGGATTATTGAACCGGCCTCGCGCGTATGACGCCGTGCTGTTGGACCAGAGCCTCGGCGACGGCTTTGGGACGGGGTTGATTCCGCTGGTGCGCCACCACATGCCGAAGACCAAGGTCGTCTTCGTCACCGGTCATGACGGGAAAATAGACATGCCGGTGGACGCCGTCTTCCGCAAGGGCGGCCACTTCGACGACCTGCTCGCCTTCCTTTTCAAGTTGCTGCCCCAGCGCCCGCTGGGGGCCTGA